A genomic region of Eucalyptus grandis isolate ANBG69807.140 chromosome 5, ASM1654582v1, whole genome shotgun sequence contains the following coding sequences:
- the LOC120293215 gene encoding uncharacterized protein LOC120293215 — protein MLCILEYRESKLGLMKTEEKFSEDVMRLQQEASSARASLQELSSNKSSLQQEIASFEQRILYVDKRLPELETEKKVAAAARNFKEATRIAAEAKSLSNEKEGTQIKLERATMELGKLEEEIKETVDKLQEAEEQILLRERDLAVARLQRLLITASAANAERAAAVELGDHEEADILLAEAKAAEYEAQKLQAVYDLKEEDFGNQPKHLIPMELVYDLSRKQLAELAASVHLNPAS, from the exons ATGCTCTGCATTTTGGAGTACAGAGAAAGTAAACTGGGGCTGATGAAGACTGAGGAGAAATTTTCTGAAGATGTCATGAGGCTCCAACAAGAAGCTTCCTCTGCAAGAGCTTCTTTAcag GAACTGTCTTCAAATAAGTCCAGCCTCCAACAGGAGATAGCTTCATTTGAGCAGAGGATACTTTATGTGGACAAGAGACTTCCAGAACTAGAGACTGAGAAAAaggttgctgctgctgcaagAAATTTCAAAGAAGCTACACGAATAGCTGCTGAAGCAAAGTCGTTGAGCAATGAGAAGGAAGGAACACAAATCAAGCTTGAAAGAGCCACTATGGAGCTTggaaagcttgaagaagaaattaaagaaactgTTGATAAATTGCAGGAGGCTGAGGAGCAGATCTTATTAAGGGAGAGGGATTTGGCAGTGGCTAGACTCCAGAGGTTACTCATAACTGCCAGTGCTGCCAATGCTGAAAGAGCTGCTGCTGTGGAATTGGGTGACCATGAAGAAGCAGACATTTTACTTGCTGAGGCCAAAGCTGCAGAATATGAAGCCCAAAAGCTCCAAGCGGTATATGATTTGAAGGAGGAAGATTTTGGCAATCAACCAAAACATTTAATCCCTATGGAACTTGTTTATGATCTCAGCAGGAAACAATTAGCAGAATTAGCTGCATCTGTTCATCTCAACCCAGCATCATGA